The Paenibacillus sp. FSL R7-0345 DNA segment GCTGCGGATGGAATGCATCGCGTCAGGCATTGTATCAACTACATAACGCTTCACTCTCATAAGTTCACCACCCCAACGCTTTGAATTTCAATATTAGGCTCCAGTTCGCTGTAGGATAACACTGGAATGTCCTGCATCGTCCGCTCAATTACCTGGCGTAAATACATCCGGATGGTTGGGGATGTAAGAACAATCGGCTGCTGGCCGGATTGGAGGAGACGGTTAATCTGTTCAGTAAGCCTTTGATAAACGGTTTGTGTGGACACCGGATCCAGCGCCAGATAGCTGCCCTGCTCGGTCTGCTGGACGCTTTCCGAAATTTTCTTTTCGAGATTAGGCCCGACTGTAATAACCCGTAAGGTTTCTCCGGTCTGGGAGAACTGCTGGGTAATCTGTCTGGAAAGCGACTGCCGCACGTATTCCGTGAGAATATCCGGATCTTTGGTATAAGTTCCGTAGTCAGCCAATGTTTCAAATATTGTAACCAGATCACGAATCGAAATTTTCTCGCGGAGAAGCTTGCCCAGCACCTTCTGAATGTCACCGATAGCCAGTACTGAAGGTATAAGTTCATCAACCAGCACAGGATAATTTTCGCGCAGATTGTCCACCAGCTGTTTGGTTTCCTGGCGTCCGAGCAGCTCATGCCCGTGGCGTTTGATCAGCTCTGTCAGGTGTGTCGCTACAACAGAAGGCGGATCTACGACGGTGTAGCCCGACAATTCTGCCCGCTCTTTAACCGTATCGTCAATCCATAATGCGGGAAGTCCGAACGACGGTTCGACAGTTTCTATACCATTAATCGACTCATCATCATACCCGGGACTCATGGCAAGATAGTGATTAAGTAATAATTCACCGCCGCCGACGGTATTTCCTTTAATTTTAATGACATATTCATTCGGTTTTAGTTGAATATTGTCACGGATCCGGATTACCGGAACGACAAGACCCATCTCCAGTGCGCATTGCCGCCTGATCATGATGATCCGGTCAAGCAAATCCCCGCCCTGTCCGGTATCAGCCAGCGGAATCAGCCCGTAGCCGAACTCAAATTCAATCGGATCGACCGTCAGCAGGTTGATTACACTTTCCGGACTGCGCACTTCTTCAATCTGTTTCTCTTCAACGAGCTGTTCTTCGGCAATCTGCTGCTTATTGGCCTTTTGCCCCATACTGTAAGCGGCATATGCCATAAGTCCTGCCAGCGGTAATGTAGACATTACGGTAATAGGTGTGAAAAAACCGAGGAAAGCAATTGTTACTGCAACGATATACAGGAGCTTGGGGTAGGAAAGGAGCTGGCCTGTCAAATCTTCCGCCAGGTTGCCTTCCGATGCTGCCCGTGTAACAATCAGACCGGATGCCGTCGAAATAAGCAGAGCAGGAATCTGGCTGACCAGACCATCCCCTATCGTCAGAACGGAATAGGTTGAAAGAGCGTCCTGAAATGAATCTCCGTGAACTGTCATCCCGATGACAAAGCCGCCGATCAGGTTGATAAAGAGGATGATGATACTGGCAATCGCGTCACCCTTGACGAACTTACTCGCACCATCCATAGCGCCGAAGAAGTCAGCTTCACGCTCAACATTGCGCCGCCGTTCCCGTGCCTGTTGCTCATTAATCATCCCGGCGTTCAAGTCGGCATCAATACTCATCTGTTTTCCGGGCATTGCATCGAGTGTAAACCGGGCGCCTACCTCAGCAACTCGTTCAGAACCTTTGGTAATGACGATAAACTGTACAACAACCAGAATCAGGAACACGATAAATCCGATTGCGATCTGTCCCCTGGCAATCCAGCTGCCGAATGTGGCTACAACCTCACCCGCATGGCCTTCAGAAAGAATCAGCTTGGTGGTTGAGATATTCAGAGCGAGCCGGAACAGGGTAGTAATTAGGAGCAAGGAAGGGAAGATGGAAAATTGCAGCGGGTCCCTTGTATTCATTGCTACCAGAATAATAGTTAGTGCAATCGATATATTGACAATCAGCAATACATCCAGAAGCCATTCCGGGATGGGCAGAATCATCATAAGCACTATGCCGATTACGCCCAGCAGAACTGTTAGATCTTTAGCTTTCAATGTCCTATTCCTCCCCCGGCTTATTTCCTCTTGCCTTTAAGCTTATATACATAGGCCAGCACTTCGGCAACTGCCTGGAACAGATCCTGGGGAACGACATCCCCGATTTCTGCTCTTTGGAATAACGCCCGTGCCAGCGGCTTATTCTCAATAGTCATAACGCCGTGCTCTTTAGCCAGCTCCCTGATGCGGAGCGCCACATAATCCTGGCCTTTGGCAACAATCTCCGGCGCTTCCATTTTGGAGCCGTCATATTTAAGGGCAACTGCAAAATGTGTAGGGTTCGTAATAATTACATCCGCTTTTGGAACTTCCTGCATCATCCGCTGCATTGCCATCCGGCGCTGGCGTTCCCGTATCTTACCTTTAATAAGGGGGTCGCCTTCCATTTTTTTGTATTCATCCTTGATATCCTGTTTGGACATCTTCAGACTTTTTTCATGTTCATACCTCTGGTACATATAATCGAATGCAGCCATAACGAAGAGTACGGCTCCAATCTTGATGCCCAGACTCATAGTTAGTTTTGCGGCAAAATGAAAAGCCCCTTCCGCATCGACATGTGACAGGGAGGCAAAGCTCTCTTTTTCACCCCAAAGTGTGCTATACACCAGATAGGCGATAACCACCAGCTTGAAAATCGATTTAAGGAACTCTACAAAGGAACGCATAGAGAAAATATTTTTGAAGCCTTTGATCGGGTTGATTTTACTAAACTTTGGAGTTAATCCTTCACCTGAAGCCATAAAGCCAACCTGGGCATAGTTTGCAATCAGTGCAAGCACAAATGTAATGCCGAGCAGCGGAGCAAGCAGAAGCAGAATCTGCAGCCCGTACTCGTTGAACATCTTAATTACATTTTCTGCTGTTACCTCCATCTCCATCCGGTTCTGAAGCACATCCAGGAATAGTGTCACAAAGCGTTCTTTCATATAACCGCCAAATACACTCAGGCTGAGCAGTGCCGATAAAAGCACAACCGCACCGGATACTTCAGGGCTTTTGGCAATCTGGCCTTTTTTACGGGCATCCTGCCGTTTTTTAGGGGTTGCTTTCTCTGTCTTGTCTCCCCCAAAAAGCTGAAGATCCAGTTTATAGCGCTTGGTGCTTGGCATATTCCTCTCACTCCCAACAATCAGCTAAGGACTCTTGCCCAGAAGATTTAGAAGATTTTGCATGGATTCAAACATAATTTCGAACAGATTCTGGAACAATACAGCCATACCCGGCATCAGCAGGGCAAGCAGGGTAAGACCGACAATAATTTTGAGCGGAACCCCGATGACGAATACATTATATTGAGGGGCCGTCCGCGCCAGAAAAGCCAGCCCTACATCCGTAAGGAACAAAGCGGTTACCAGCGGTGCCGACATTTGAAAAGCAATGACAAACGACTGGGCAAACGTGCGGATCAGAAAATCCGACAGGCTCCCATCCATCATTTTGACAAAAATCTCATTATCCAGCGGTACCCAGTTATAGCTGTATACGATTGCATTCAGCAGATAATGATGCCCGTTCATTATTAGCAGCAGCATCAGGGCGATCATGTATTTGAAATTACCGATAATAGGTGCAGATGCTCCGGTAAAAGGGTCAATTACATTCGCAATCGCGAATCCGATCTGGATATCAATAAAGGAGCCGGCTGTCTGGATAGTCATGAACATCAAGTAGGCGATAAAGCCCAGCATCAGGCCAATCAGCACTTCTCTGAGGACCATTAGTATGTAGCTGACATCCATGGCAACTGACATTCCCGTTCCCTCAGCACTGAAAACAACCATTGCCACAAAAAAGGATAACCCGATCTTGATTTGCATAGGTATGCTTTGCGAAGAAAAGATTGGGACAACAACAAAAAAGGAGGTAATTCGACAAAAAATCAGCAAAAAGACAGGAAAACTTTGCAGCAGCGTCTCCATTTCCATCAGCTCAACCGATATACATATAGAGATTGCCCAAAATTTGTGATGTAAAATCTACAAGCTTGGTGATGATCCAAGGTCCAAACAGCAGCAACGCAAGCAGTACGGCGACTATTTTTGGAACAAAAGCTAATGTCTGCTCCTGAATTTGTGTCGTTGCCTGAAAGATACTGACAATCAGTCCCACCACCAGACCAAGAACCAGCATGGGGGCACTGGTTTCCAGTACCAAATATACGGCCTGGCCGGCTAGACCGATGATAAACTCCGCATTCACCCCTTACGCCTCCTCTTATTGTCAGGTGTTAAAACTTAACAGCAGTGATTTAACAACCAGGTACCAGCCGTCCACCAGTACAAAAAGCATTATTTTGAAAGGTAATGAGATCATAACCGGAGGAAGCATCATCATCCCCATAGCCATAAGCGTACTTGAAACCACAATATCAATGATTAAAAAAGGGATAAAGATCATAAAACCCATCATAAAAGCCTTTTTCATCTCACCTATGGCAAAAGCAGGCACCATCACGGTTAATGGAATATCACTGTAAGTAGCAGGCTTAACCGTAGCATTACCGCCGGTGTAATTCATAAACAGCAGCAGGTCTTTAGTATTAGTCTGCTTGAACATAAACTCCTTCATCGGGTCAGTTGCCTTGGATAGCGCCTCGGACTGGGTAAGGGTCCCGTTCATGTACGGCTGCAATGCCTGTTCGTTCACCTGAGAAAGCGTTGGCGACATAATGAACAGCGTAAGAAATAAAGCAAGTCCCACCAGCACCTGGTTAGGAGGCATTTGCTGCGTACCGAGCGAGGTTCTGACAAAACCCAGTACGATAACGATCCGCGTAAAGCTGGTCATAAGGACTAAAAAAGCCGGAGCTACACTCAAAACGGTCACAAGGAGCAGAATCGAGATGGAGCTGGTTCCCCCGCCGGTTGTGCCGTCACTGTCTCCGACCTGAATATTGATATTCGGAATAGGATCTGCGTGAATCGGATGCATAAGCAGCATACTGAACATAGCGAGCAAAAGAAAAGAAAGAATCAGCTTTTTGTTCATAAATCCCTCGACTCATCCTTAAGACTATCATCCCGGAGAAGCTCTTCCAGTTTCTCTTTACGCTCAGGCGACTGCGCAAGCTTGGATTGCAAGGTCTCATAAAAAGAGGATGTTTCATTAAGTTCGATTTCCTGAGAAGGTACCTCTCCGCGCACCCTGGATTTGATTTTGGAGATAAGCGGCTCCAGAAAATTGTTCTGCCCTGCCGCCTGATCCTCAAATCTGGAGATGATTAGCGCTACTTCAGCGGGATCAGTGATTTTATCCAGGATGGATATATTCTCACCGACCCCGATCAAGTAGAGGCTGCCGCCAATTTCAATAATCTGCACCGACTTGTTAGGCCCCAGGCCGATCGCTCCAAGCGTCCGGAAGGATTGCCCGCTCATTAAAGTCTGGTTGCGGCGACCGAGAAACCGGATCAGCAGCACTATAAGAACAACAATTATAACAAGCACAAAAATAACCTTCAGTAAACTCAGCAGGGGATTGCTGTCTCCGAGCGTTCCGGAATTGGCTAACATGCCTTAAGCCTGCCTATACGCCCAGTGTTTTGTTGATAGCTTCGATAACACGGTCTGCCTGGAAAGGCTTTACAATAAAATCCTTGGCTCCAGCTTGAATAGCATCAATAACCATAGCCTGCTGACCCATGGCTGAGCACATGATGACCTTGGCGTTGGCGTCCACCTTTTTGATTTCTTTAAGGGCGGCAATACCGTCCATTTCAGGCATTGTAATATCCATTGTGATCAGGTCAGGGCGCAGCTCTTTAAATTTCTCAATTGCCTGCGAACCGTCCTGTGCTTCTCCTACTACCTCAAATCCGTTTTTCGACAAAATGTCACGGATCATCATTCTCATAAATGCTGCATCGTCCACAATTAGAATTCGGTTAGCCATTTTTAAAAAATCCTCCCTAAGTATGTTTATTGTAATTTTTGGATTCGGTCCCACTGGCTGACGATATCCGTAACGCGGACCCCGAAGTTTTCGTCGATAACTACGACTTCCCCTTTGGCAATCAGCTTGTTGTTAACCAGAATGTCAACAGGCTCGCCTGCCAGCTTGTCCAGCTCGATAATTGAGCCTTGAGACATTTCTAGAATATCTTTGATCTGCTTTTGGGTCCTTCCTAATTCTACGGTTACTTTCAGTGGTATGTCCATCAATAAATTTAAATTATTTTCATCGATATTGCCAAAGGCTCCCGCGCTCAGGTTAGCAAATTGTACAGGCTGTACATTTAC contains these protein-coding regions:
- the flhA gene encoding flagellar biosynthesis protein FlhA codes for the protein MKAKDLTVLLGVIGIVLMMILPIPEWLLDVLLIVNISIALTIILVAMNTRDPLQFSIFPSLLLITTLFRLALNISTTKLILSEGHAGEVVATFGSWIARGQIAIGFIVFLILVVVQFIVITKGSERVAEVGARFTLDAMPGKQMSIDADLNAGMINEQQARERRRNVEREADFFGAMDGASKFVKGDAIASIIILFINLIGGFVIGMTVHGDSFQDALSTYSVLTIGDGLVSQIPALLISTASGLIVTRAASEGNLAEDLTGQLLSYPKLLYIVAVTIAFLGFFTPITVMSTLPLAGLMAYAAYSMGQKANKQQIAEEQLVEEKQIEEVRSPESVINLLTVDPIEFEFGYGLIPLADTGQGGDLLDRIIMIRRQCALEMGLVVPVIRIRDNIQLKPNEYVIKIKGNTVGGGELLLNHYLAMSPGYDDESINGIETVEPSFGLPALWIDDTVKERAELSGYTVVDPPSVVATHLTELIKRHGHELLGRQETKQLVDNLRENYPVLVDELIPSVLAIGDIQKVLGKLLREKISIRDLVTIFETLADYGTYTKDPDILTEYVRQSLSRQITQQFSQTGETLRVITVGPNLEKKISESVQQTEQGSYLALDPVSTQTVYQRLTEQINRLLQSGQQPIVLTSPTIRMYLRQVIERTMQDIPVLSYSELEPNIEIQSVGVVNL
- the flhB gene encoding flagellar biosynthesis protein FlhB, producing the protein MPSTKRYKLDLQLFGGDKTEKATPKKRQDARKKGQIAKSPEVSGAVVLLSALLSLSVFGGYMKERFVTLFLDVLQNRMEMEVTAENVIKMFNEYGLQILLLLAPLLGITFVLALIANYAQVGFMASGEGLTPKFSKINPIKGFKNIFSMRSFVEFLKSIFKLVVIAYLVYSTLWGEKESFASLSHVDAEGAFHFAAKLTMSLGIKIGAVLFVMAAFDYMYQRYEHEKSLKMSKQDIKDEYKKMEGDPLIKGKIRERQRRMAMQRMMQEVPKADVIITNPTHFAVALKYDGSKMEAPEIVAKGQDYVALRIRELAKEHGVMTIENKPLARALFQRAEIGDVVPQDLFQAVAEVLAYVYKLKGKRK
- the fliR gene encoding flagellar biosynthetic protein FliR, with protein sequence METLLQSFPVFLLIFCRITSFFVVVPIFSSQSIPMQIKIGLSFFVAMVVFSAEGTGMSVAMDVSYILMVLREVLIGLMLGFIAYLMFMTIQTAGSFIDIQIGFAIANVIDPFTGASAPIIGNFKYMIALMLLLIMNGHHYLLNAIVYSYNWVPLDNEIFVKMMDGSLSDFLIRTFAQSFVIAFQMSAPLVTALFLTDVGLAFLARTAPQYNVFVIGVPLKIIVGLTLLALLMPGMAVLFQNLFEIMFESMQNLLNLLGKSP
- the fliQ gene encoding flagellar biosynthesis protein FliQ, with product MNAEFIIGLAGQAVYLVLETSAPMLVLGLVVGLIVSIFQATTQIQEQTLAFVPKIVAVLLALLLFGPWIITKLVDFTSQILGNLYMYIG
- the fliP gene encoding flagellar type III secretion system pore protein FliP (The bacterial flagellar biogenesis protein FliP forms a type III secretion system (T3SS)-type pore required for flagellar assembly.) yields the protein MNKKLILSFLLLAMFSMLLMHPIHADPIPNINIQVGDSDGTTGGGTSSISILLLVTVLSVAPAFLVLMTSFTRIVIVLGFVRTSLGTQQMPPNQVLVGLALFLTLFIMSPTLSQVNEQALQPYMNGTLTQSEALSKATDPMKEFMFKQTNTKDLLLFMNYTGGNATVKPATYSDIPLTVMVPAFAIGEMKKAFMMGFMIFIPFLIIDIVVSSTLMAMGMMMLPPVMISLPFKIMLFVLVDGWYLVVKSLLLSFNT
- a CDS encoding flagellar biosynthetic protein FliO translates to MLANSGTLGDSNPLLSLLKVIFVLVIIVVLIVLLIRFLGRRNQTLMSGQSFRTLGAIGLGPNKSVQIIEIGGSLYLIGVGENISILDKITDPAEVALIISRFEDQAAGQNNFLEPLISKIKSRVRGEVPSQEIELNETSSFYETLQSKLAQSPERKEKLEELLRDDSLKDESRDL
- a CDS encoding response regulator, which gives rise to MANRILIVDDAAFMRMMIRDILSKNGFEVVGEAQDGSQAIEKFKELRPDLITMDITMPEMDGIAALKEIKKVDANAKVIMCSAMGQQAMVIDAIQAGAKDFIVKPFQADRVIEAINKTLGV